From the Flavobacterium galactosidilyticum genome, one window contains:
- a CDS encoding c-type cytochrome, with translation MKFKYLVLAISTITLTSFTRENKKEKYSNIANVVFQSSEGEKLIAKSDCVACHKIDKKLIGPSYLDIANKYADSEKSISYLSNKIIKGGSGVWGTIPMAAHATMKKDEARTIAKYILSLKK, from the coding sequence ATGAAATTTAAATATTTAGTACTAGCAATATCTACAATCACTTTAACTTCTTTTACAAGAGAAAATAAAAAGGAAAAATACAGCAATATAGCCAATGTCGTTTTCCAATCTTCCGAAGGAGAGAAATTGATTGCAAAGTCAGATTGTGTGGCTTGTCATAAAATAGACAAAAAATTGATAGGTCCCTCCTATTTAGATATTGCCAATAAATATGCTGACAGTGAGAAGAGTATTTCTTATTTATCAAATAAAATTATAAAAGGTGGTTCTGGAGTTTGGGGAACAATTCCAATGGCAGCTCATGCGACTATGAAAAAAGACGAAGCAAGAACAATCGCTAAATACATTTTATCGTTAAAAAAATAA
- a CDS encoding sugar phosphate isomerase/epimerase family protein, giving the protein MTTIQGPAVFLAQFIGDKAPFNSLDEICKWAVDLGFKGIQMPTLDPRFIDLQKAAESKTYADELKGKITSYGLEITELSTHLQGQLVAVHPAYDDFFDAFAPKEVHGNSKARQEWAVQQLKYAAKASQNLGLNAHATFSGSLLWQYFHPWPQRPPGLVEEGFAELAKRWLPILNEFDQAGVDLCYEIHPGEDLFDGETYEMFLKAVDNHSRACILYDPSHFVLQQLDYIQYIDFYHERIKAFHVKDAEFNPTGKQGTFGGYQSWINRAGRYRSPGDGQIDFKTIFSKLAQYDFKGWAVMEWECCIKNQEDGAREGADFIKKHIIKVTDKAFDDFAAVETNQAFNRKNLGL; this is encoded by the coding sequence ATGACAACAATACAAGGACCAGCTGTTTTTCTAGCGCAGTTTATTGGCGATAAAGCTCCTTTTAATTCTTTAGATGAAATTTGTAAATGGGCTGTTGACTTAGGTTTTAAAGGTATTCAAATGCCAACTTTAGATCCTCGATTTATTGATTTACAAAAAGCAGCAGAGAGTAAAACTTATGCCGATGAGTTAAAAGGTAAAATTACTTCCTACGGATTGGAAATAACAGAATTATCGACACATTTACAAGGTCAATTGGTGGCTGTTCATCCTGCTTACGATGATTTTTTTGATGCTTTTGCACCTAAAGAAGTCCATGGAAACTCAAAAGCAAGACAAGAATGGGCGGTCCAACAATTAAAATATGCCGCTAAAGCTTCACAAAACTTAGGATTAAATGCTCATGCTACGTTTAGCGGTTCATTGCTCTGGCAATATTTTCATCCTTGGCCACAACGGCCTCCAGGTTTAGTAGAAGAAGGTTTTGCCGAATTAGCCAAACGTTGGTTGCCAATCTTAAACGAATTTGATCAAGCGGGTGTTGATCTTTGTTATGAGATTCATCCTGGAGAAGATTTGTTTGACGGCGAAACCTATGAAATGTTCTTGAAGGCAGTCGATAATCATTCAAGAGCATGTATATTATATGACCCCTCCCATTTTGTTTTACAGCAATTGGATTACATCCAATATATTGATTTCTACCACGAAAGAATAAAGGCTTTTCATGTAAAGGATGCCGAGTTTAATCCAACAGGCAAACAAGGCACTTTTGGAGGATACCAAAGTTGGATTAACCGTGCAGGACGTTATCGTTCTCCTGGAGACGGACAAATCGATTTTAAAACCATATTTAGCAAATTAGCTCAATATGATTTTAAAGGTTGGGCAGTAATGGAATGGGAATGTTGTATAAAAAATCAAGAAGACGGTGCAAGAGAAGGTGCAGATTTTATCAAAAAGCATATTATAAAAGTGACCGATAAAGCTTTTGATGACTTCGCAGCTGTCGAAACAAATCAAGCTTTTAATAGAAAAAATTTAGGATTATAA
- a CDS encoding hydroxypyruvate isomerase family protein, with protein sequence MSTNLSRRAVLKNIVAGAIVLNIPTSFSATAKERTVAANDQNRKGNINHSVCRWCFSSIDLDTLCIESKKIGITAIDLVGPKEWPTLKKHGLDSAMCNGAEINLVDGFNDPQFHETLIKNYSEMIPLVAKAGYKNLICFSGNKRGKTDEEGWNNCVKGLKALMPLAEKHNVVLVMELLNSKIDHKDYQCDTTKWGVELAKRLGSENFKLLYDIYHMQIDEGDVIRTIRDNHKYIGHYHTAGVPGRNEIDETQELNYVAIMKAIQQTGFKGYVAQEFLPKNPNKIDSLRKAIEICDI encoded by the coding sequence ATGAGTACGAACTTAAGCAGAAGAGCTGTTTTAAAAAATATTGTTGCTGGAGCAATTGTTCTAAACATTCCTACCAGTTTTTCCGCTACCGCAAAAGAAAGAACAGTAGCTGCAAATGACCAAAATAGGAAAGGAAATATAAATCATTCTGTTTGCAGATGGTGCTTTAGTAGTATAGATCTCGATACACTTTGCATAGAATCCAAAAAGATAGGAATTACAGCTATTGATTTAGTTGGACCAAAAGAATGGCCTACTTTAAAAAAACACGGTCTTGATTCAGCCATGTGCAACGGAGCTGAAATCAATTTAGTTGATGGATTTAATGATCCCCAATTCCATGAAACTTTGATAAAAAACTATTCAGAAATGATTCCTTTGGTAGCCAAGGCGGGTTATAAAAACTTGATTTGTTTTAGTGGAAATAAAAGAGGAAAAACAGATGAAGAAGGATGGAATAATTGCGTGAAGGGATTAAAAGCATTAATGCCTTTGGCTGAAAAGCATAATGTGGTCTTGGTAATGGAATTATTAAATAGTAAAATTGACCATAAAGATTACCAATGTGATACCACAAAATGGGGAGTTGAATTGGCTAAGCGATTAGGTTCAGAAAATTTTAAATTGCTATACGACATCTATCACATGCAAATTGACGAAGGTGATGTAATACGAACTATTAGAGACAATCATAAATACATAGGGCATTATCACACTGCTGGTGTTCCGGGACGAAATGAAATTGACGAAACGCAAGAGTTAAACTATGTAGCAATTATGAAAGCAATTCAGCAGACTGGATTTAAAGGCTATGTAGCACAAGAATTTCTTCCAAAAAATCCGAACAAGATTGATTCTTTGAGAAAGGCAATCGAAATTTGCGATATCTAG
- a CDS encoding sugar phosphate isomerase/epimerase family protein, with translation MIKRRDFLINSGLALGALAIAPSIAFNAKKKNIGLQLYSLRASFPKDVKGVLEQVAKAGFTEVETYGYSVKNGFFDTPVKEFKTILSANGLKNPSGHYDLGSLLKDGNTEVLKNTIEAANLLGNKYITIPWLDDSIRKTADDYKKIAENMNLAAVVCKESGLKLAYHNHAFEFTTFGQTNGYEILLNETDKKLVDFELDLYWVERSGNNPLHLFKEHPGRFSMWHVKDMDKNNQDWNTEIGKGAIDFKAIFAEAKLSGMKHFFVEQETNYIPNPIESVKTSCTYINKNLV, from the coding sequence ATGATAAAAAGAAGAGATTTTTTAATAAATAGTGGTTTAGCATTAGGAGCTTTAGCAATTGCACCTTCTATTGCTTTTAATGCCAAAAAGAAAAATATTGGGCTACAACTCTATTCTTTAAGAGCGTCGTTTCCAAAAGATGTAAAGGGAGTTTTAGAACAAGTTGCAAAAGCAGGATTTACGGAGGTTGAAACTTATGGATATTCTGTAAAAAATGGATTTTTTGACACTCCCGTAAAAGAATTTAAAACTATTTTATCTGCTAATGGACTAAAAAATCCGAGTGGGCATTACGATTTGGGTTCTTTACTTAAAGACGGAAACACTGAAGTTCTAAAAAACACAATAGAAGCAGCTAATTTATTAGGTAATAAATACATTACAATCCCTTGGTTAGATGACTCCATCAGGAAAACTGCCGATGACTATAAAAAAATTGCCGAAAACATGAATTTAGCGGCGGTGGTTTGTAAAGAATCGGGATTAAAACTGGCCTATCACAACCATGCATTCGAGTTTACTACTTTTGGTCAGACTAACGGATACGAAATATTATTAAACGAAACAGACAAGAAATTAGTTGATTTTGAACTTGATTTATACTGGGTAGAACGATCTGGCAATAATCCTCTGCATCTATTTAAGGAACATCCAGGACGTTTTAGCATGTGGCATGTCAAAGATATGGACAAGAATAATCAGGATTGGAACACAGAAATTGGAAAAGGAGCTATTGATTTTAAAGCTATTTTTGCAGAAGCAAAACTTTCAGGAATGAAACACTTTTTTGTTGAACAAGAGACTAATTATATCCCTAATCCAATAGAATCTGTAAAAACAAGTTGTACTTACATCAATAAAAATTTAGTGTAA
- a CDS encoding 3-keto-disaccharide hydrolase: MIKNIGAAILLMTVIHTTNAQKGFKPIFDGKTTAGWHNYGKTTVGSAWKVDDGVLHFDPSAAKNGQGGDLVTDQEYTNFHLKLEWKVAPNANSGIIFYVNEDLEKHPNTYSTGLEMQILDNDGHPDGKINKHQAGDLYDLIKSSKAAAKPVGEWNTAEIVCKFGKLTLVLNGVFVVETKLWDDNYKALVAGSKFATWKDFGTFKTGKIALQDHGDAVSFRNIMIKEWNTMDITTGCENGM, from the coding sequence ATGATAAAAAATATTGGCGCAGCCATACTATTAATGACGGTAATTCATACTACTAATGCTCAAAAGGGGTTTAAACCCATATTTGACGGAAAAACAACAGCTGGTTGGCACAATTATGGAAAAACTACCGTCGGATCAGCTTGGAAAGTTGATGATGGAGTGTTGCATTTTGATCCTTCTGCAGCAAAAAACGGCCAAGGTGGTGATTTAGTAACCGATCAAGAATATACTAATTTCCATTTGAAATTAGAATGGAAAGTAGCTCCGAATGCCAATAGCGGAATTATTTTTTACGTAAATGAAGATTTAGAAAAACACCCAAACACCTATTCTACAGGTTTAGAAATGCAAATATTGGATAATGATGGCCATCCTGATGGTAAAATAAACAAACATCAAGCCGGAGACTTATATGACTTAATCAAAAGTTCTAAAGCAGCTGCAAAACCCGTGGGTGAATGGAATACAGCAGAAATCGTATGCAAGTTTGGAAAGCTAACTTTAGTTTTAAACGGTGTATTTGTAGTAGAAACCAAACTTTGGGATGATAATTATAAAGCTTTAGTAGCAGGAAGCAAATTTGCCACTTGGAAAGATTTTGGAACATTCAAAACCGGGAAAATTGCTTTGCAAGATCATGGAGATGCAGTTTCATTTAGAAATATTATGATCAAAGAATGGAATACAATGGATATTACTACTGGCTGTGAAAACGGCATGTAA
- a CDS encoding nucleoside permease has protein sequence MNTTTRFKLSLMMFLEFFIWGAWFVTLGTFLGNNLKASGSEIAAIFSTQSWGAIVAPFIIGLIADRYFNAEKILGLLHLLGAFLMYQMYQSDDIGLFYTYVLSYMILYMPTLALVNSVAFNQMKDPEKEFPNIRVWGTIGWILAGLSISFIFHWDSTEAIGQGLLKNTFMLAGVAALVLGIFSFTLPKTPPKVAANEKIKIGDLLGFDALKLLKDKNFAIFFVSSILICIPLAFYYQNAHPFLTDAGIENPTGKMAIGQISEALFLLLIPMFFVRFGFKKTILVGMLAWAIRYVLFAYGNGADLSFMLIIGIALHGICYDFFFVAGQIYTNSKAGEKYKSAAQGLITLATYGVGMLIGFGVAGWITDNHKTLEGKINWEMVWIIPAGIALVVFIVFALLFNEKTRTETH, from the coding sequence ATGAATACCACTACCCGATTTAAATTATCATTAATGATGTTCCTAGAGTTTTTTATCTGGGGAGCTTGGTTTGTAACTTTAGGTACTTTCTTAGGAAACAATTTAAAAGCTTCTGGATCAGAGATAGCTGCTATTTTTTCAACTCAATCTTGGGGAGCCATCGTAGCTCCTTTTATTATAGGTTTGATTGCTGATCGCTACTTTAATGCCGAGAAAATTTTGGGACTACTTCACCTTTTAGGTGCTTTTTTGATGTATCAAATGTATCAATCGGATGATATTGGACTATTTTACACCTATGTTTTAAGTTATATGATTTTGTATATGCCCACTTTAGCATTAGTGAATTCAGTTGCTTTTAATCAGATGAAAGATCCTGAAAAAGAATTTCCTAACATTCGTGTTTGGGGAACAATTGGTTGGATTTTAGCTGGATTATCAATTAGTTTCATATTCCATTGGGATTCTACAGAAGCGATTGGTCAAGGATTACTTAAAAATACTTTTATGTTAGCAGGTGTTGCTGCATTGGTATTGGGAATTTTTAGTTTTACATTACCTAAAACACCACCAAAAGTAGCGGCTAACGAAAAAATTAAGATTGGAGACCTACTTGGTTTTGATGCTCTAAAATTATTAAAAGATAAAAATTTCGCCATATTTTTTGTATCATCCATTCTGATTTGTATTCCGTTAGCTTTTTATTACCAAAATGCGCATCCGTTTTTGACAGATGCCGGAATTGAAAATCCAACTGGAAAAATGGCTATTGGTCAAATATCCGAAGCTTTATTTCTACTTTTAATTCCAATGTTCTTTGTGCGCTTTGGATTCAAAAAAACCATTTTAGTAGGTATGTTGGCATGGGCAATTCGTTATGTACTCTTTGCTTATGGTAATGGTGCAGATTTAAGTTTTATGCTTATTATTGGAATCGCTTTACACGGAATTTGTTACGATTTCTTTTTTGTTGCGGGTCAAATTTATACCAATTCAAAAGCAGGTGAAAAATATAAAAGCGCTGCTCAAGGTCTAATAACATTAGCTACTTATGGTGTGGGAATGTTAATAGGGTTTGGAGTTGCAGGATGGATTACTGATAATCATAAAACGCTAGAAGGAAAAATTAACTGGGAAATGGTTTGGATCATTCCAGCCGGAATAGCATTGGTGGTATTTATTGTTTTTGCCCTTTTATTCAACGAAAAAACTAGAACTGAAACACACTAA
- a CDS encoding Gfo/Idh/MocA family protein yields the protein MEKEQNNTKITNNRRDFIKSTAIAAAAFMIVPRHVLGRGFVAPSDRLLIAGIGVGGKGSHDIAMFSKSGKADIAFLCDVDTRRAARSVNAFPKAKFYKDWREMLDKEHKNFDAVSVSTPDHNHAIQTLAAMQLGKHVYVQKPLTHDIYEARILTQAAKKYKVVTQMGNQGSSNDGTRIMREWYEAGLIGDVHTVKAWTDRPVWPQGIPWPTAKTEIPKELDWDLWLGTAPQKNYVDKLVPFNWRGWWDYGTGALGDMGCHLIEAPFSILNLKYAKDVQCSVGSVYVDEFKRGYFPDSCPPSSHVTLTFPKTDKTKGDVKLHWMDGGIQPERPEELQPNEIFGDGGNGTLFIGTKGKMMCDTYGLNPRLLPLSRNENIKLAEKYSRVKGGADGHYGQWVEASIAGYGKQELSSPFEIAGPLTEALLMANLAIRGYDIQKEILGEDVYPGRSAKLLWDNNNMKITNFDDVNQFVKRDYREGWANLTL from the coding sequence ATGGAAAAAGAACAAAACAATACTAAAATCACGAATAACCGTCGTGATTTTATAAAAAGCACTGCAATAGCCGCAGCTGCATTTATGATTGTTCCCCGTCATGTTTTGGGGAGAGGATTTGTAGCACCTAGTGATCGCTTGTTAATTGCCGGTATCGGTGTTGGTGGTAAGGGATCGCATGATATTGCAATGTTTTCTAAAAGTGGAAAAGCGGATATTGCCTTTCTATGTGATGTAGATACACGCAGAGCAGCACGCAGTGTAAACGCTTTTCCGAAAGCAAAATTCTACAAGGATTGGCGTGAAATGTTGGATAAGGAGCATAAAAATTTTGACGCCGTTTCAGTTTCAACACCAGATCACAACCATGCTATTCAAACCTTGGCAGCCATGCAATTAGGAAAGCATGTTTATGTTCAAAAACCATTAACACATGATATTTATGAGGCTCGAATTCTAACTCAAGCAGCAAAAAAATACAAAGTGGTTACTCAAATGGGAAATCAAGGATCTTCAAATGATGGAACCCGAATCATGAGAGAATGGTATGAAGCCGGACTAATTGGCGATGTTCATACGGTAAAAGCTTGGACAGATCGTCCGGTGTGGCCACAAGGAATTCCTTGGCCAACAGCAAAAACAGAAATTCCAAAAGAATTAGACTGGGATTTATGGTTGGGAACCGCTCCACAAAAGAACTATGTCGATAAATTAGTGCCTTTCAATTGGCGTGGATGGTGGGATTACGGGACAGGAGCTCTTGGTGATATGGGATGCCACCTAATTGAAGCTCCTTTTAGTATTTTAAACTTAAAATATGCCAAAGATGTTCAATGCAGCGTAGGCTCCGTTTATGTAGATGAATTCAAAAGAGGCTATTTCCCAGATAGTTGTCCTCCTTCTAGCCATGTTACTTTAACTTTTCCGAAGACCGATAAAACAAAAGGTGATGTAAAATTACATTGGATGGATGGAGGTATTCAACCAGAAAGACCAGAAGAATTACAGCCAAACGAAATTTTTGGTGACGGTGGTAATGGTACATTATTCATTGGAACAAAAGGGAAAATGATGTGTGATACTTACGGATTAAATCCTCGTTTACTTCCTTTAAGCCGAAATGAAAACATCAAATTAGCTGAGAAATACTCAAGAGTAAAAGGCGGTGCTGATGGGCATTACGGCCAATGGGTTGAAGCTTCAATTGCAGGCTATGGCAAGCAGGAATTAAGTTCACCTTTTGAGATTGCTGGACCTTTGACGGAGGCATTATTAATGGCAAATCTTGCCATTAGAGGTTACGATATACAAAAAGAGATATTAGGCGAGGATGTTTATCCTGGTCGTTCTGCAAAATTATTATGGGACAATAATAACATGAAAATTACCAATTTTGATGATGTCAATCAGTTTGTAAAACGAGACTATCGAGAAGGTTGGGCAAATTTAACTTTATAA
- a CDS encoding Gfo/Idh/MocA family protein, with protein MTRKLKMGMIGGGKNAFIGAIHRIAANMDGLVELHCGAFSSNPKISKESGKELFLSDAKCYNSFEEMIVTESKLPIAERMDFVTIVTPNFAHFKPAMMALDHGFHVLIDKPMTLSLDEAKQLQKKVKDTGLTLCLTHTYSGYPMVKQARKMVGDNDLGKIRKVIVEYNQGWLSSSFEKEGNKQAIWRTDPSKSGISGCMGDIGTHAAQLAEYISGLKITQLCADINNVVEGRQLDDDGNVLLKFDNGANGILVATQIAAGEENGLKIKIYGEKGGLEWDQMEPNSLIIKWLDAPMQVYRTGNSYLSNFAMENTRTPSGHPEGYLEAFANLYKNFALTLSSLSEGKEPTATMLDFPSVDDGVRGMAFIENVIASGKSDQKWFDFKI; from the coding sequence ATGACAAGAAAATTAAAAATGGGCATGATTGGCGGTGGAAAAAACGCTTTTATTGGCGCCATTCATCGCATTGCTGCTAATATGGATGGATTAGTCGAATTGCATTGTGGCGCTTTTAGTTCTAATCCAAAAATCTCAAAGGAATCTGGAAAGGAATTATTTCTTAGCGATGCTAAGTGTTATAATTCTTTCGAGGAAATGATCGTGACAGAAAGTAAACTTCCTATTGCGGAGAGAATGGATTTTGTTACAATTGTAACGCCCAATTTTGCTCACTTTAAACCTGCGATGATGGCTTTAGATCACGGTTTTCATGTTTTAATTGATAAACCAATGACTTTAAGCCTTGACGAAGCTAAACAATTGCAAAAAAAAGTAAAAGACACAGGACTTACTTTATGTCTCACGCATACCTATTCGGGTTATCCAATGGTAAAGCAAGCACGAAAAATGGTTGGCGACAATGACTTAGGAAAAATCAGAAAAGTAATAGTCGAATACAATCAAGGTTGGTTGAGTTCTTCATTCGAAAAGGAAGGAAACAAACAAGCTATTTGGCGAACAGATCCTTCTAAAAGCGGAATAAGTGGTTGTATGGGCGATATTGGAACCCATGCTGCTCAACTAGCAGAATATATTTCAGGTTTAAAAATTACTCAATTGTGTGCTGATATTAATAATGTCGTAGAAGGACGTCAACTAGATGATGACGGAAATGTTTTATTGAAATTTGATAATGGCGCCAATGGAATTTTAGTAGCTACTCAAATTGCTGCCGGAGAAGAAAATGGTTTAAAAATTAAAATTTACGGTGAAAAAGGTGGTTTAGAGTGGGATCAGATGGAACCCAATTCTTTGATAATTAAATGGCTCGATGCACCAATGCAAGTTTACAGAACTGGAAATAGCTATTTATCGAATTTCGCAATGGAAAATACGCGAACACCAAGCGGTCATCCTGAAGGCTATCTCGAAGCTTTTGCCAATTTATACAAAAACTTTGCTTTGACTTTATCATCACTATCAGAAGGAAAAGAGCCTACTGCAACGATGCTCGATTTCCCATCTGTCGACGATGGTGTTCGTGGAATGGCTTTTATTGAAAACGTAATTGCTTCAGGCAAATCAGATCAAAAATGGTTTGATTTTAAAATTTAA
- a CDS encoding GMC oxidoreductase: MNINTDLKKENTYDAIVVGSGISGGWAAKELTEKGLKVLMLERGMNIEHIKDYESAMKAPWEIEHRGRLTQEQRRTHPVQSRDYPYNEATEKWWVNDLECPYTEDKRFDWYRGFHVGGKSLMWGRQSYRFSEHNFEDNAKDGYGNDWPIRYKDVAPWYDYVEKFAGISGQAENWPLLPDGKFLPPMDMNCVEKSVKARLEKHYNYTRLMTIGRTANLTVPHKGRGNCQYRNLCSRGCPFGAYFSTQSSTLPAAVATKRLTVRPYSIVNHIIYDKNTKKAKGVMVIDAETNETMEFYAKIVFVNASTLGSTFLLLNSTSEAHPNGMGNASGQLGHNLMDHHFRCGAEGTAEGFEDKYTYGRRANGIYIPRYQNVGNDKRNYLRGFGYQGGASKGTWHKEVAELAFGGGFKDTLSLPEKHWGMGLGGFGEMLPYYENKVYIDHSKKDKWGQPVLAIDCEYKENEAKMREDMMNDAAEMLEASGVKNVRTYDNDCYPGMAIHEMGTARMGNDPKDSVLNKWNQLHEVNNVFVTDGSCMPSIACQNPSLTFMALTARACDYAVRELKKGNL; this comes from the coding sequence AATCGGCTATGAAAGCACCTTGGGAAATTGAACATCGAGGCAGATTGACTCAAGAACAAAGAAGAACACATCCTGTTCAAAGCAGAGATTATCCTTATAATGAAGCGACTGAAAAATGGTGGGTTAACGATTTAGAATGTCCCTATACTGAAGACAAGCGTTTTGACTGGTACCGCGGTTTTCATGTGGGTGGAAAATCCTTGATGTGGGGACGTCAAAGCTATCGTTTTAGCGAACATAACTTTGAAGATAATGCAAAAGACGGCTATGGAAATGACTGGCCTATTCGTTATAAAGATGTAGCGCCTTGGTACGATTATGTCGAGAAATTTGCTGGTATTAGTGGGCAAGCTGAAAACTGGCCTCTACTACCCGATGGTAAATTCTTGCCACCAATGGATATGAATTGCGTTGAAAAATCAGTAAAAGCTAGATTAGAAAAACATTACAACTATACTAGGCTAATGACGATCGGTAGAACCGCTAACTTAACGGTTCCGCACAAAGGCAGAGGAAATTGTCAATATAGAAATTTATGCAGTCGCGGTTGTCCGTTTGGTGCTTATTTTAGTACGCAGTCCTCCACTTTACCCGCTGCCGTGGCTACTAAAAGACTAACCGTCAGACCTTACTCTATCGTGAATCATATTATCTATGATAAAAATACTAAAAAAGCAAAAGGGGTTATGGTCATTGATGCCGAAACCAATGAAACGATGGAGTTTTACGCTAAAATCGTTTTTGTGAATGCGTCTACTTTAGGATCTACTTTCTTACTATTAAACTCTACTTCAGAAGCTCACCCTAATGGAATGGGGAATGCTAGCGGGCAATTAGGACATAACTTGATGGATCACCATTTCCGTTGTGGTGCCGAAGGAACTGCAGAAGGTTTTGAAGACAAATACACATACGGACGAAGAGCCAACGGAATCTACATTCCAAGATACCAAAACGTAGGTAACGATAAAAGAAACTATTTAAGAGGTTTTGGTTACCAAGGTGGTGCCAGCAAAGGAACTTGGCATAAAGAAGTCGCTGAATTGGCTTTCGGTGGTGGTTTTAAAGATACTTTATCACTTCCTGAAAAACATTGGGGAATGGGATTGGGTGGCTTTGGAGAAATGCTTCCATACTATGAAAACAAGGTTTACATCGATCATTCTAAAAAAGATAAATGGGGACAACCTGTTTTAGCTATTGACTGCGAATACAAGGAAAACGAAGCTAAAATGCGCGAAGATATGATGAATGACGCTGCAGAAATGTTAGAAGCATCTGGTGTCAAAAATGTCCGAACGTATGACAATGATTGCTATCCTGGAATGGCTATTCACGAAATGGGAACCGCTAGGATGGGTAACGATCCTAAAGATTCTGTTTTAAACAAATGGAATCAGTTGCATGAAGTCAATAATGTCTTTGTAACAGATGGTTCTTGTATGCCATCAATAGCTTGTCAAAATCCATCATTGACTTTTATGGCTTTAACAGCCAGAGCTTGTGATTATGCTGTGAGAGAATTGAAAAAAGGAAATCTATAG